The Campylobacterota bacterium sequence AGTCCCAGTTCGAGTCCCAGTTTACGCACTTCGTCTTTGAACAGGTCGCGCAACGGCTCGATCAGTTCGAAATCCATCCAGTCGGGAAGCCCCCCGACGTTGTGGTGGCTTTTGATCGTGACCGACGCGCCGTTGGGAGAAATCGATTCGATGACGTCGGGATAAAGGGTCCCCTGCGCGAGGAATTTGATTCCCTGGTGTTTTTTCGCTTCCGCTTCGAACACTTCAATAAACGTATGTCCGATAATTTTACGCTTGGTCTCGGGGTCGGTGACGCCGGCGAGCTTGGAGAGGAAAGTCTCCGACGCATCGGCAACGACGAGAGGGACTTTGAGGTGGACTTTGAAAATATTTTCGACCGACTCTTTTTCCCCCTTGCGAAGGACGCCGTTGTCGACGAATACCGGGATCAGCTGATCGCCGATCGCTTCGTACAGCAGTGCCGCGACAACCGAAGAATCGACCCCGCCGCTCAGGGCACACAGAACTTTCCCGTCTCCCACCCGTTCACGGATTTTGACGATCTGTTCTTTAAGGAAATGTCCCATATCCCATTTTTCGGTGATGCCGCAGATTTTGCGGGCGAAATTGCGCAGCATCAGGTACCCTTCTTCGGAATGGTTCACTTCCGGATGATACTGCATCGCGTAGATACGGCGCGATTCATCGGCGATTGCCGCAAACGGCGAGTTGGCAGAGTGGGCGATGGGCGTAAACCCTTCGGGGAGGACGTCGACTTTGTCCGAATGGCTCATCCATACGATCCGCTCGTTCTCACAGTTGTCGAACAAGGGGGATTTTTTCTCCGTGTCGATAAACAATTCCGCTTTGCC is a genomic window containing:
- the guaA gene encoding glutamine-hydrolyzing GMP synthase — its product is MKDVSIIVLDFGSQYTQLIARRLREDKIYCEVLPYRTSAEAIKAKNPKGIILSGGPSSVYNKDAYEVDREVYKLGVPVLGICYGMQRIAVDFGGSVVRSDHHEYGKAELFIDTEKKSPLFDNCENERIVWMSHSDKVDVLPEGFTPIAHSANSPFAAIADESRRIYAMQYHPEVNHSEEGYLMLRNFARKICGITEKWDMGHFLKEQIVKIRERVGDGKVLCALSGGVDSSVVAALLYEAIGDQLIPVFVDNGVLRKGEKESVENIFKVHLKVPLVVADASETFLSKLAGVTDPETKRKIIGHTFIEVFEAEAKKHQGIKFLAQGTLYPDVIESISPNGASVTIKSHHNVGGLPDWMDFELIEPLRDLFKDEVRKLGLELGLPESLVYRHPFPGPGLAIRIMGEVNKADLDILREADVILLDELKASGYYTRTWQAFAVLLNVKSVGVMGDNRTYDNTVCVRVVEAVDGMTATFAHLPHDLLERISRRIINEVEGINRVVYDISSKPPATIEWE